One segment of Macrotis lagotis isolate mMagLag1 chromosome 1, bilby.v1.9.chrom.fasta, whole genome shotgun sequence DNA contains the following:
- the LOC141505484 gene encoding intersectin-2-like: protein MTVCIGEIFLEYINMLPAFQTYCVQQASSINTLSTLEKEKELLRIFLHASQTNNTALRRMNLHSFLMAPLQRITKYPLLLNRITQATATFHPDYSCLCEATSRLVSYLEHINRKARQECSLPWTLRPFRQSVWHLHEPVAAIDRRELALKSLGWLWEETRFVMEGGLQLAQPPDGPWTKKGSRTLKFQTLQVILMARLQRPAESGSRHGGPCQGPVEDAALVLIRDKNHGKPSLLRSPIRLGQCVVSSDPIYKTFELLEIQQGAFILRDDDYAHTQLWLHHIRGYAHQLGSWKRRRNALPNIMISISSHP from the exons ATGACTGTTTGCATTGGTGAGATCTTCCTGGAGTACATCAACATGTTGCCTGCTTTCCAAACTTACTGTGTTCAGCAGGCATCCTCCATAAACACTCTCAGcaccctggagaaggaaaaggagctaCTTCG CATTTTCCTCCATGCCTCACAAACTAACAACACAGCCCTGAGGCGGATGAACCTGCACTCATTCCTGATGGCACCACTACAGCGCATCACCAAATATCCACTTTTGTTGAACCGTATCACACAGGCCACAGCTACCTTCCACCCTGACTATAGTTGTCTATGTGAGGCCACAAGTCGCCTAGTCTCTTACCTGGAGCACATCAATAGGAAGGCAAGACAGGAATGTAGCTTGCCCTGGACCCTGCGCCCCTTCCGCCAGAGCGTCTGGCACCTTCATGAGCCAGTTGCTGCCATTGATAGACGGGAGCTGGCACTGAAGTCACTAGGCTGGCTGTGGGAGGAGACTCGATTTGTTATGGAGGGAGGACTGCAATTGGCTCAGCCCCCTGATGGCCCCTGGACTAAGAAGGGTAGCCGAACCCTCAAGTTCCAAACTCTGCAGGTGATACTAATGGCTAGGCTACAGAGACCAGCTGAAAGTGGCTCAAGACATGGGGGCCCATGTCAGGGGCCAGTGGAAGATGCTGCATTAGTTCTAATTCGTGATAAGAATCATGGTAAGCCGAGTTTGTTGAGGAGCCCAATTAGGTTGGGCCAGTGTGTGGTATCATCTGACCCCATTTACAAGACCTTTGAACTACTGGAGATACAGCAGGGTGCCTTTATCTTACGTGATGATGACTATGCCCATACTCAGCTTTGGCTACATCATATCCGTGGTTATGCCCACCAGCTAGGATCCTGGAAAAGGCGTCGAAATGCATTGCCTAATATCATGATCAGTATTTCCAGTCATCCCTGA